The Cydia strobilella chromosome 5, ilCydStro3.1, whole genome shotgun sequence region aataatcgggattatgaaagtcgtggttataaaaatcggaaaaacgtatttcggaatatttgggtgttcccatcaaaatcatgtcatccaaatcggtcctccagtcaaatcagtctaagcatgacgccggcggcgggcagcgtctgccccttttttttgttttcggagtgggaaatgcatctgcccctacgacttgttgatggtcatagcgaagcagacgctcacggggacctgtaggcgcttgaagcggaacgggaagttgctcggaatgagggggatacgcgggatgaacacggcttctccggcgccacactccatcaggatctgcgcctacatatgtattacgtacgatgtatttgggatcacaatcgaactcgcgctggcttgccgtttcagccgaaagtgaagcgacctgcctggctagagcgccactgagtctctcaccgtggtttttctcagactcctgagaccgtgccccttgtggccgcaatgcattgcgagactttcgcgaaagattcgatttttttcgggaaggcatggtaactcgtttaagtcccaaatcgtttgacatttactgaaaaatgttttttttaaagtacccaccttcgtgaccattattaagaggaaagggcacggccgcttctccatgcaaacgcagtctccattttttttggttaaaaactaccctatgttcttccacgggactcaaactatctctataccaaattttatctaaatcggtttagcggtttaagcgtaaagagaaattaaaaaaagttttttcatattttttgtgttttcactcgggattggtgtcattttgatatcataaatgaattcggcatacccgatttatacaaaaacgatacctaacttggcctagtagctaaaatgatatagttatcaagataaagtttttaacctctttttcaccaccatgggggatgaatttttaaaaacgctgaaagtaattttcttgttttttaatataataacgttttgcaaagttttaagttcctagcttaaaataaaatttgcaccccaagacaaactttcatcccctttttcaaccccctgaggggttaaatttccaaaaacatcaaaattagtttttttgtaatcgtctatcatacctttctaagaagtttcaaagcatttgtaatggattcaaactttcaacccccttttaaccctgttaggggacgaattcttgaaaacgctaaaatcacttttcctgtattataataatatgcccattatacaaagtttcaagtaacgcactcaaaaaaaattgatctccgtacaaactttcaacctctatttcacctccttaggggatgaatttttaaaaaacgctgaatttagttttcttgtatttcaataatatatcttcttacgaagtttgaaattgctagcttaaaataaatcttgaaccccatacaaactttcatcccctttttaacccccttagaggtaaattttctcaaatttttatagcctataacctggccgtggattttttcgacagattagtaaagtttgcatcaaaatccgttcagccgttttcattagttgcgcggtcaaataaacagacaaacagataaacagacaaacagacaaaaattctaaaaactgttggaatgtattctgttatcgattctaagtatccccagccaattttttttcgaatatcttcttcagactttcgaccctcttccgctttattatatgtatagatttctattggaccgcgagccaggcgcaaatttcgtcagtcatcgccttccaggcgaaaactcgtatagcggttaacggctatgtatgatgaaccctcgtgaacgtcagctgccgctccgttggtgggttgaggaatggcagccaccgaaacgcgtaacacggtctttccaccgcgatacaaccggctgacgatttgttttattaacaatagccattaaactactaaaactaccatctgacaaagtatcaaacgagaggcgatgacgccggtgactgaaaagaattttcttttttacatgttcatgtgaccagctgacggtcttttctctttggtctttccacagcgatacaatcggctgacgagtttgtttattaacaatagcatctaaactatcatctgacaaagtatcaagcgggaggcgatgactaaattttttatagacttttttTGCTTTTTGCACCAACGGAGCGGCTGCTGACGtttacgagggttcatcatacatagctgttaagcactatacgagttttcgcacgggaggcgattggtcatggaaatctgttcctggcccgcggtctatatggattgtcccgtctggaccataatctctatgtatgaaaagtgtccatcaaaaaacagtaattaggcggcgccaccatataccgaaatactaccaaaaacaacctacgtaatttggccgggttatttgttgccttatatggtttatgttatactcatgtcccagagcctaactagcgccaccggagagattaggaactattatttaaagctgaaagcggtcattTTTGCAACAactctgccataagagattggcatcctttctataccatccatagtctggACTTgccttaaaaaaaattcatttttaagAATCGATTTTTATTATAATCGATATTTTTTTCCCGTCTCTAAGTCGAGTCAGTCAGTTCAACTTTCGTGATTCCTGATTCGTCTTTCGGCTCATTCATGCTGCCACtgccaaagagcatataatctatggatggtatagaaaggatgccaatctcttatggcagaattgtttcaaaagtgaccgctttcagctttaaataatagttcctaatcgctccggtggcgctaggtaggctctgagaccaaagagtgttgtaatatataggatactctatgacatgaaccatagaggtataataatgtagagatgaaatgggggaggggcagcaaataactcgaccaaattacgtaggttgtttctgatatgttgtcaggaatgttaaaacgtgtttttaattttgtcgcattgcgtatgttctgtccctcacggtcgcacgggtgcacatctatataaaatactaggtgtatggtcttgGTACTTCAGTGTttagtggcgccgcctatttactgttttttacggtcactttttgatatatgaagattcatttccttacctctaccttccataataTAATCACTACGGCCACTGCCACTTGCCTTTCGCAGCGTTCCGGTGAATAAACCAAATAAGtgaaactttatttataaattttgtgtacCGCTTAGATTCTAGCGTGTTgaattctatatttaaatacattgcaGCACTCAATACATTAAAACGTGAGTATataaaattttgcaatacagCGTAATCGTTTCTGACTAATGCTCATTATAAGATGGCGTTGCGTATTTTTGTTAAGATCTTTGTTCGTATTTTTATAGATGCCGAACATAAAGCTACAGTCGTCCGATAACGAGATCTTCGATGTCGACGTTGAAATTGCTAAATGTTCCGTCACAATCAAAACTATGTTGGAAGATCTTGGCATGGACGAAGACGAGGAAGAATCCGTGCCGTTGCCCAATGTTAATTCTGCTATTTTGAAGAAGGTGATCCAATGGGCTACGTACCATAAAGACGATCCTCCCCTACAAGACGATGACGAGAACAAAGAGAAAAGGACAGACGACATTTCATCCtgggatgccgattttttgaaaGTTGATCAGGGAACTCTGTTTGAACTCATCTTAGCGGCGAATTATTTAGATATCAAAGGGTTATTGGATGTGACATGCAAGACGGTTGCAAATATGATTAAGGGCAAAACTCCAGAGGAGATACGCAAGACATTCAATATCAAGAATGATTTCACGGCCGCGGAGGAAGATCAGGTGCGCAAGGAAAATGAGTGGTGTGAGGAGAAGTAAGCCTGATTTCATCAGCTATTTACATAACTACAAACAACAATATTATAATGGATGAGGACTTGGGAAAACATACTAATCTCTCCACATAATAGAATAAATCTAATACTATTGACACAAATAAGTATAACTATAGTCGTAGTTGTGTCTTAAGGCGTGATTCCACCAGTGTGTGGGTGGCACAAGCATTTTCGTACTGAGTGTGCCTgtccgcacactggtggaatcccgccttaagaATTCCCCAATTTTTGTGTCATAGTTTTCTTTATCGTTTTTGTGCTTGTCAGGTAAgctattttttgttttgttatatctaACATTCTAGTGAATGTTCTCTCCTACTCGTACATAGCGACATACAATAAATTATTCCAGGTTTTATGGATTtttattatgaagaagtgtcTCATGTATGCTTAATTTTAACAGCAATTTTGTCTGTACATGAGAAATTGAGAACAGTACCAGGAAAAAGCAAAACATGCAGGTTACTCGCACTTGTATTCAATTTATTAACTTTGTTATAGGGTTAAGAGGCATTACTCCTATTCAGCCAGCCATTCGTAATGTTGCTATTGCAAGAAGTCTCAGGATTCATTGAACATTCTTGATGGATATTATCTTAGACATTTTCTGTTTAGTCAGGAAATGTTAAATGATGTGTAACGCTTGTTATTAAcaaacgattgattgattgacatgTCAACATTTTATGAGACCTGCTCAATAGGAACCATTTACCTTTTGCCTGTTTGCATTTCTTGTAGATAtattacaaaagaaaaaaatactttggtgctagagttgtgccgttcccggtaacattacccattttgtatggggaatgttaccgagcgagaaatttccccatacaaaatggggaatgttaccgggaatggcacaactctaTTTGGTGCTCTACTTCAACTTTGGTGGTGGCAGCAATGAATACTTTGCATAATGGTACAACCAGACATGCAGGGATTTGCTGAATGCCGAGCTGATTATTTCATAGATTCCAAAAAgttctatttttttcttttaaattatcgGCTTGGCATTCGGCAAATCCCTGCATGTCAGGCCGCACCCTTAGATATGGACCAAATATTTAGTAATTATTCTGAATTCTGCAAGCCAATGTTCGTGTTCAGCCAAATTATTCTGTTAGAGCCCATTATCCcgcatatatttttatgtgtttttgtCTTGTTGCAACACTGTAAAATGTAAGCTACTCCAGAACTTTTAAAGTACATACTCTCTTCCATCAGATAACATTTTCCCATTGTCATTAAAACACATAGAGACATGTTGAATCCGTAGGATGTTTTGATTATTTGGAGTGTTGAAGATTAGTTTGCCTAGGAAGTGATTCATCGTTAGCTGCTAACGTAATTGGAAGTGTTTTTGAATGGTTCATTAGAATGACACAAACGAACCAAATAATTTGGTTTGGTAAGATCTGAACCGAACATTCGGTCGAATATCCATATTTGGCCTATCACTACTTTGTATATTCCAGTGAATGCAAACAAGGTTTTATATttagtgtttagtgagtaagttctttttcacctcagcagctcgaacaagcctactttcgtcactccctggagtgaggaaagtgcgactttcctcactccagggagtgaaacaatgtagctttttaatttagtgaagggtcgaacttcatactacggtacgatacggcacggcacggtacggtacggtacggtacggtacggtccggtcccgtctcgtatcgtatcgtatcgtacatattataatactttttttctgtttattctgtgtaattcgaaatacattttaacctttaatatgttctcactactgaggtgaaaaattatgtgtgcaacacgagagcaaagttattttacatctcgtgtttttgagtccctcgctacgctcaagattctaccttagaatcactcgcttcgctcgtgattcaattatagaacctttctctttctcgggactcaaaataaacactcgcaagaaaaaccaactttcctctcttgttgcacaaataactattttgtaactgaggtggcgctgtttgtagaaggtctttacaataaatgtcttttctttctttctttaatatcttttaGGTGAAGGTAAAGTAAATATTGCTTGGGATGTTGAAAGAATAATTCTCTCTCATTTCAAATCTGTATTCTGCCATGTGACATGGCCCATGTCTAAGGATTGATCACTGTAAacatagatatattatataccaTCTAAAATATGCACTATGGCTTTCTTTGTCATAGCTATGAGGGGTAAAAtcattaatactttgaattccTGTAAACACTTTGATTTTGTGGATTATAAATTGAAACAAACTGTCACATTCGGATGATAGTACGAGTATTGcaataaatatgattttaataaaaaaaatgtgttaattcTTTTCTCAATTTTAATGCCCTTATAATCAATTCCATTTTTATGGTTCtgtaccaaaaaggtaaaaaaaacccttatttCAAAGACTAGGACAGGTGGGGtatcagggtgcgtagccaacgtgcaatcgtttacactccgtagcgaacgaaacgcaactgtcactgtcgcactagtggggaagagtgatagaggaaGATGACTACGATatgctacggagcgttaacgattggcacgttggctacgcgccctgatGAAAGGGCTCGAGTTGTACATTAAAattgttctttttttatttgaacaatagttatttgttttacaatggggcaaagttgtcgtttaacctctcgtgcctATGGTGgtgatacacgagcaagcgaaagattccaaaattgaaccacgagcgtagcgagtagttcgaaaaatggaattttgagcgttgcgagggtttcaataAGGCCCGAGGGTTGAACaacttttttctactcgtcgactgtaattgttgaattaagatttcgtataccaaaccttaatggggttggcaactgtcaaaggtttgcagagatggcgccatcatagcttgcccctttttctatgagatttggcttaatgggctggcatccagggcattaaaaaaacaaaaatttgacacaattctagggattgacagggcaagctatgctggcgccatctgctaattatttcgaccggccaaccccattgggtAGTTTTCATGTATGGATTCCCAACTCCACTATAATAGTCATTTCGAAACGGGTTAAAAATTTCAGCTCTAGCATTATCCAagccgaaactacgagggttcgaaaatacgacgaaacgtgccgagaaaagcaCTACCTTTTGCTCTTTGTCTCGTCTttgcgggggcacggccgtgcccccagatactaATATATGAATAAATAGCAGTGCTCCACATatcttgtatcgcggccaataagaggtacctaagtacctatatttaaaacattttatccactagtggggaaagtaatttgaccttggatggagcgtgtttaagtagcttttgacagataacaaaacgtaaaacgctcataatataataccaaatttagctttttttaatgattttaagtaattaaccttaaattccataagaaacatttgatgtttttttaaatgatgttgaatttaattctgaacgcacaagttgagtcgatgcaatttcaaaacgcatcgtcaaaaatgtcattgtcaacattATCCTGagacattgtcaacaaaaattttctcatcgacacgtaaaaatacacaacttccagagttttctgttataataccgtattatcgtaaaaaaatgagtgattccagtgatgaagatgatctaacgcctgtggatgttgcactttcctcgctagtgaggggaaaagttttgtgttacacacgggtgcaaatgtattttacttctcgtgtgttaaaaacactcgctacgctcaggattctattttagaaccactcgcttcgctcgtggttcaactatagaatcctttcgcttgctcgtgtttcagttccacactcgcgggtaaaatacaactttgcacccttgtataacaaataactattgtactgTTACTGTTCAAATTAAGCAAAATCACTCTTTCATCAACCTCCATAGGTACTATTAACAACAATCACTTGcatttagggccacttgcaccattccactaacccggggttaaccttttaaacctggagttaccttgGTTACCagtagcagcagcagcagcagtagCAGTAGTGGTGGTTGGTTCAGTGGTCgtattaacggtttaaccgcttaaccccgggttagtgcaaATGGTCATTAACCGTTTTGACAAGAACCCTTGTAAATCAGTAACTAGGAAGAAAATATCAGTTCACTAATAAGAATTGAagctttttatttgagtcgtcgtGATCCTgccctgcacggcggctacatagataagtaatagtacattgtgcaacatggggcgtaagttaaatattgcaaatgagagtatagttaaatcgcgacgtcttgtcggagcgatttatagactcgagtttgcaatattattacgccccgagttacacacaatgtttttcatcacacttgcgatataaaaatgaagtataaagacaagaAACTgctaattataatactagaaacttcataattcCCTAGGGaaatgctttttctatagttcctgCGTGTAATTAATTCCTCATTTACTCAGCGAGTGCGATGaaaagttggtcaagcaaatcttgtcagtagaaaaaggcgcgaaattcaaattttctgtgGGCCGATATCCATTCgctctacaattttttttaaatttgccgtccctttctactgacaagatttgcttgaccatatTCGTGACGGgtgcgtttttttttctatagaaacaattaatgtttttttttgccattctcaatttatagggttccgtacctcaaaaggaaaaataccggccaagttcgagtcggactcgcgttccaagggttccgtacattacacaatttagacaatgtatttttgatgtaaaacgtgagtaaaaaacccgtaggggtcggatcaaaaactaagtaattaagtccgactcacattcccccccccccccctttatctccgaaacgactgggtctaaaattttgaaaaaaatacacaaaatagatctttacctatagattacaggaaaacctattagaaattgcagtcaagcgtgagttttttactcacatttcacataaaaaatacattgtctaaattgtgtaatgtacggaacccttggaacgcgagtccgactcgcacttggccggttttttttcggtaataactcgaaaaccgtgcgtcgtgcaacttttactggggtcatgttagGCTGGTCAGGTTCCTCTTCAGTTGACCTACCTCCGGTCTGTGAGCTGTGACATTCTGTATATTAAAGCAGGACCAAGGGAGtgtttaaatcgacacgagttgcgaattacctacgCACGTGTAACgtagtacaacgttttacagtacatatggcgctTTGAACTaacgacatatgcacgaaaagtgctctgatactgtaaaatattatgtCGATTACTTTTTCATTAAACTGgtctaattaattaatatcaactCACCTGTTTGTACACGACGgctagagttagatcaagataagtctgcagcgattttaatagcccagactgtgcaagtgttattttaaccgtcaaacttctatgattAATTTATGACGAATGAATAACACATTGCACAGTGTGcagtcaaaatcgttgcagttaTCTTAGTCTAAGTTAGCGGTCGGCAACCGGCGGCCCGtgaacctctcacttgcggtCCGAGAGCCTCCCCTCCCTGGCcatttgacaaacgacaatgtctgataaagtcacaaatattgacaaagtgcggcccgcttCAACTTCGTTcactactatgtggcccttggctgctaaaaggttgccgaccgctgGTCTAACTCTACTAGATAATCGGGACTAGTAAAAGGTAAGCAACTTAAATAACTGATTTCCATTAGAACTTTGTTCGTTCGGCCAACAAgtcagtaaaataaaaataaaaaatatttttggtggtTTTAAATAGGGGAAATCGAGTTCTGTGGACACCCCGGTAGTCCCGGTATTGACTAAAGTAACCGACTTGGTTtaacattaggtatatctaccTAATAtgtacatctcaaaacttttttgtagtaactAGATGTGAACTGCGATACCAGGCttacatctttttacatgtaatgtttttgatgggattaatattatcaaatacttatataaaaaaaaccggccaagtgcgattcggactcgcgcaccgagggttccgtactttttagtatttgttgttatagcggcaacagaaatacatcatctgtgaaaatttcaactgtctagctatcacggttcatgagatacagcctggtgacagacagacagacggacagcggagtcttagtaatagggtcccgtttttaccctttgggtacggaaccctaaaaaagctttAATATGGtgaaaatgaaattaaacaATATTCAGTGCACAATTTACTTATCTATAACCATGTGATAACCATCTATaacagatatttatttaaaaattacaaaataattcttACGTAATACAGTGGAAAGTTTCTTCAATACTTATACTGTCAGGAATAAAGTAGTTGTCTATACAGTTAAGTATTGGGTTATTGAACTTCCCGTAGTGAGTGCCGCATGTTGCCGCTACAAACAGTAGACCGGCGAGGAACACCACAGAAAGTAGGACTCCCAGAACAAAATTTGCTCTGTTTTGCCATAAGATTGCATCCTTGCAATGGCATATGTAGCGAATTAGTGCACTGAAAagtataaattaataaagattTACGGTGCATATGGTACTAATTTATCGTGCTAATTTACCGTATTCGTGCGTATGTGGAAAACTTAAAGCcattgtacaatacacgtgcgaaaaggtaattcgcaattcgtgtcgatttaaaacacacTTCGGTCGTGTC contains the following coding sequences:
- the LOC134741552 gene encoding S-phase kinase-associated protein 1, encoding MPNIKLQSSDNEIFDVDVEIAKCSVTIKTMLEDLGMDEDEEESVPLPNVNSAILKKVIQWATYHKDDPPLQDDDENKEKRTDDISSWDADFLKVDQGTLFELILAANYLDIKGLLDVTCKTVANMIKGKTPEEIRKTFNIKNDFTAAEEDQVRKENEWCEEK